The following proteins are co-located in the Nerophis lumbriciformis linkage group LG22, RoL_Nlum_v2.1, whole genome shotgun sequence genome:
- the tob2 gene encoding protein Tob2: MDLTLHCEEAQAGWMKSNTQAEAAILETSAACRLQRVVYHDDITSCSVSRRSVTDIVTLGVAAISKHPIMHLEVKVALNFIVSYLYNKLPRRRADLFGEELERILVSRFEGHWYPEDPLRGSAFRCLHLGAPWDPVVELAAKRSGLDTDEVRVNVPEELSVWIDPFEVSYQIGEKGAVKVLYLEDLSCDGARPEELTRDAKGDADLEETKNLGFNPDAQVFIPIGKQSSPSMMPSLSSSPTAPSTHPCPGIFGSPSAHSSNTSTPSPPQQPASRPQAITFTTAAFAATKFGSTKMKKNGPAATPPAPAAHSPTAILAPELLKHKPLSLSMHSLGAPVPSQLSPNAKEFVYSPAPLYFDAEPSFDPFASPPPPPSQSMGIMGANGEISYMEKPPFVEALGSYKLQYPSQAFQPVVLAN, encoded by the coding sequence AGGCCGCCATTCTTGAGACGTCCGCAGCTTGCCGTCTTCAAAGAGTTGTCTACCATGACGACATCACAAGCTGCTCAGTGAGCCGGAGAAGCGTTACGGACATCGTTACACTTGGCGTCGCCGCCATCTCGAAGCATCCCATCATGCACCTGGAGGTGAAGGTTGCCCTCAACTTCATCGTGTCCTATTTGTACAACAAGCTGCCTCGTCGTCGAGCCGACCTCTTCGGAGAAGAACTGGAGAGGATCCTGGTGTCTCGCTTTGAGGGTCACTGGTACCCGGAGGACCCCCTTCGAGGCTCCGCCTTCCGCTGCCTTCACCTGGGCGCCCCCTGGGACCCGGTGGTGGAGTTGGCCGCCAAGAGAAGCGGCCTGGACACCGATGAAGTGCGCGTCAACGTCCCCGAGGAGCTCAGCGTGTGGATCGACCCCTTTGAGGTGTCCTACCAGATCGGAGAGAAGGGGGCGGTGAAGGTGCTCTACCTGGAGGACCTCAGCTGTGACGGAGCGCGGCCCGAGGAGCTGACGAGAGACGCTAAAGGAGACGCCGACCTCGAAGAGACTAAGAATCTGGGCTTCAATCCAGACGCTCAGGTCTTTATTCCCATTGGAAAGCAGTCATCTCCTTCCATGATGCCGTCGCTCTCCAGCTCTCCCACTGCGCCCAGCACTCACCCCTGCCCGGGGATCTTTGGTTCACCTTCCGCCCACTCCTCCAACACCTCCACCCCTTCTCCACCTCAGCAGCCCGCCTCCCGTCCTCAAGCCATCACCTTTACCACGGCCGCCTTCGCCGCCACCAAATTCGGCTCCACCAAGATGAAGAAAAATGGCCCGGCGGCAACTCCGCCCGCCCCCGCCGCCCACTCTCCCACCGCCATCTTGGCTCCAGAGCTGCTCAAACACAAGCCGCTGTCTCTGTCCATGCACTCGCTCGGGGCTCCCGTCCCCAGCCAGCTGTCCCCCAACGCCAAAGAGTTTGTCTACTCCCCCGCTCCTCTCTACTTTGACGCCGAGCCCTCTTTTGACCCTTTCGCCAGCCCGCCACCGCCACCGTCCCAAAGTATGGGCATCATGGGCGCCAACGGCGAGATCTCCTACATGGAGAAGCCGCCGTTTGTGGAGGCTTTAGGAAGCTACAAGCTGCAGTATCCCAGCCAGGCCTTCCAGCCTGTGGTGCTGGCCAACTGA